A genomic segment from Lineus longissimus chromosome 15, tnLinLong1.2, whole genome shotgun sequence encodes:
- the LOC135499615 gene encoding glutathione hydrolase 1 proenzyme-like, with protein MCIVVLWYYVFLAMAMDSHATYTEVKTNPFILGTKPMEECGNFTYAFKRPRNFQECFGKEMVYSKAAVASESTVCSKVGRDILMKGGHAVDATVAVLLCVGVQNPEASGIGGGLLMNIYDRKKKQSFPIDGLTTAPAAAADLEQYADEENQAKGLPSIAVPGAMAALQAAHNRFGRLPWAELFEPSIKMMEEGVPLDFSTADALVYPDYVNETMIEDVKTNPSLRALYLDESTGAPKEEGDIVFYPQLAKTYRRLAQFGGVDFYKGKIARDIVKELRGRFTLEDLSNYSARWRDAIADNVGGHRYYTLPPPSYGGLIPLFFRILEGFHMTKKDLEEGPEQAALFYHRFVEAGKFVYKTRKYLADPDFYPNSIKNLTKLLTQEYADALRAKIDDSRTYRDAQHYEDIMIDEGNKLGTSQVTIVDEEGNVASVTSSINLHMGSKVVGSRSGIIYNDLMTDFIYPGVTPVGKMVQLFPVPGKRIMTHTSPFVMVDENGDVKFAGGSSGAPRITTTIAQVLANIFIFKKTLKESIDDPRLYNLNLPINQNTLVEPDFKNKEILNLLAKKGHQIYFYCYIPSGFHGILVQDGKLHAYVDHRKFGCPAGY; from the exons ATGTGCATAGTTGTGTTATGGTATTACGTCTTCCTCGCAATGGCGATGGACTCCCATGCAACATATACAGAAGTTAAGACAAATCCGTTTATTTTGGGGACCAAACCAATGGAAGAATGCGGCAATTTTACATACGCGTTCAAGCGGCCCAGGAACTTTCAAGAGTGTTTTGGCAAGGAGATGGTGTACTCAAAAGCCGCGGTCGCCAGCGAGAGTACAGTTTGTTCAAAAGTTGGTCG GGACATATTGATGAAAGGAGGCCATGCAGTTGATGCCACCGTAGCTGTTCTATTGTGTGTCGGGGTGCAGAATCCGGAGGCGTCCGGAATCGGAGGCGGCCTACTCATGAACATCTACGACAG gaagaagaaacaaTCCTTTCCAATAGATGGCCTCACGACAGCGCCGGCAGCAGCTGCAGATTTAGAGCAATATGCTGACGAAGAGAATCAAGCAAAAG GACTCCCTTCGATAGCAGTTCCAGGGGCGATGGCTGCCTTACAGGCAGCACACAATCGATTTGGCCGCCTTCCCTGGGCCGAGTTATTTGAACCAAGCATCAAGATGATGGAGGAAGGTGTCCCCCTTGATTTCTCTACGGCAGATGCCCTCGTCTATCCGGACTATGTCAACGAGACTATGATTGAGGATGTAAAAACAAATCCATCACTGAG AGCATTGTACCTTGACGAATCGACAGGAGCGCCCAAAGAGGAAGGAGACATCGTGTTCTATCCGCAGCTCGCTAAGACTTACAGACGACTTGCTCAGTTCGGTGGAGTTGATTTCTACAAGGGCAAGATAGCCAGGGATATCGTAAAGGAACTAA GAGGACGTTTCACTTTGGAGGACCTTTCCAACTATTCCGCCAGGTGGCGGGATGCAATAGCCGACAATGTTGGTGGTCATCGTTACTACACGCTACCACCGCCCTCTTACGGTGGTCTGATACCACTCTTTTTCCGCATTCTTGAAG GTTTTCACATGACAAAAAAGGACCTCGAAGAAGGACCCGAGCAGGCTGCCTTGTTTTATCACAGATTCGTAGAAGCAGGAAAATTCGTATATAAGACAAGGAAATATCTGGCTGACCCGGACTTTTATCCAAATAGCATAAAG aatttaACCAAATTATTGACACAGGAATATGCTGATGCATTGCGCGCTAAGATTGACGACAGCAGAACATACAGAGACGCACAACATTACGAGGACATCATGATTGATGAAGGAAATAAGCTTGGAACCTCTCAAGTGACGATCGTGGACGAAGAGGGGAACGTAGCGTCCGTTACCAGCTCAATTAATTTGCA CATGGGTTCAAAGGTGGTTGGTAGCCGAAGCGGCATCATCTACAACGACCTGATGACTGACTTCATATACCCTGGCGTTACACCAGTAGGCAAAATGGTTCAGCTTTTCCCCGTCCCTGGGAAGCGAATAATGACCCACACCAGTCCCTTCGTGATGGTCGACGAGAATGGGGATGTCAAGTTTGCCGGCGGGTCGTCGGGGGCTCCTCGCATCACAACAACGATCGCGCAG GTCCTGGCCAACATTTTTATCTTCAAAAAGACGCTGAAAGAATCCATTGACGATCCTAGGTTGTATAACTTAAACCTGCCAATTAACCAGAACACTCTTGTTGAACCGGACTTCAAGAATAAG GAGATCCTAAATCTGCTGGCGAAGAAAGGACACCAGATATATTTCTACTGTTACATACCTTCAGGATTCCACGGGATTCTAGTACAAGACGGAAAACTACACGCTTACGTCGATCACAGGAAATTTGGCTGCCCTGCCGGGTATTAA